One Streptomyces sp. B21-105 genomic region harbors:
- a CDS encoding phosphotransferase enzyme family protein yields the protein MHDTDGPGDAVADAYALGSGEWAMAPVARGALGQIWKLTRKHAPNGLSGGPAWAVKELLFDGDEEQVLREAALRDAAEGLGIASPRLLPDRAGAYLTRLGGSPDGPCVKLYEWVEGARADASDPELLSWCGRTLAVLHRAGADTAGTPGPWYERCPSPAEWAGLHARVRRAGVPWGDALGRFVASSAGELARHVTASVADGVPAAGADVVMSHLDVQPQNVLVGPHGPVLLDWDNAGPTSAGRELAQVVFVWSGGNDFHAGSARRLVRAYREAGGRPVLKGLDSFSMLFATTLNYVHVQAECAIDPTVTPALREFASGQVVASLRNLPDPTAVARLAECLETAW from the coding sequence ATGCACGACACGGACGGCCCGGGTGACGCCGTCGCGGACGCGTACGCGCTGGGCTCCGGTGAGTGGGCCATGGCGCCGGTCGCGCGTGGCGCGCTCGGGCAGATCTGGAAGCTGACGCGGAAGCACGCGCCGAACGGCCTGTCGGGCGGGCCCGCATGGGCGGTGAAGGAGCTGCTCTTCGACGGTGACGAAGAGCAGGTTCTGCGGGAGGCCGCGCTGCGCGACGCCGCGGAGGGGCTGGGCATCGCCTCTCCGCGGCTCCTTCCCGACCGGGCCGGCGCCTACCTCACACGGCTCGGCGGCTCGCCCGACGGGCCCTGCGTGAAGCTGTACGAGTGGGTCGAGGGAGCCCGTGCGGACGCGTCCGATCCGGAGCTCCTCAGCTGGTGCGGCCGCACGCTCGCCGTCCTGCACCGGGCGGGGGCGGACACGGCCGGGACGCCTGGTCCCTGGTACGAACGGTGCCCTTCGCCCGCCGAGTGGGCGGGGCTGCACGCGCGGGTGCGGCGGGCCGGCGTGCCGTGGGGCGACGCCCTGGGCCGGTTCGTCGCCTCGTCGGCCGGGGAGCTCGCCCGCCATGTCACCGCGTCCGTCGCCGACGGCGTTCCGGCGGCCGGTGCGGACGTGGTGATGTCGCATCTCGATGTGCAGCCCCAGAACGTGCTGGTGGGACCGCACGGGCCGGTTCTCCTCGACTGGGACAACGCCGGGCCGACGTCGGCGGGGCGCGAACTCGCGCAGGTCGTGTTCGTGTGGTCCGGCGGGAACGACTTCCACGCCGGGTCCGCCCGGCGGCTGGTGCGCGCGTACCGGGAAGCCGGCGGCCGGCCCGTCCTCAAGGGCCTGGACTCGTTCTCGATGCTCTTCGCCACCACCCTGAACTACGTCCACGTGCAGGCCGAGTGCGCGATCGACCCGACGGTGACGCCGGCGCTGAGGGAGTTCGCGAGCGGTCAGGTCGTCGCCTCGCTGCGGAATCTGCCGGATCCGACGGCCGTCGCACGGCTGGCGGAGTGCCTGGAGACCGCATGGTGA
- a CDS encoding DUF397 domain-containing protein, with amino-acid sequence MTGVQGMDGRAHHHVYNGMPASDLGEHGWESPWSGPNGGQCVQTKQLADGRVAMRQSTDPAGPALIYTPEEIAAFVAGVKRGLADHLAAG; translated from the coding sequence ATGACCGGTGTACAAGGCATGGACGGGCGTGCCCACCACCATGTCTACAACGGGATGCCCGCCTCCGATCTCGGCGAGCACGGCTGGGAGTCGCCGTGGAGCGGCCCCAACGGCGGCCAGTGCGTACAGACGAAGCAACTGGCCGACGGACGTGTGGCGATGCGGCAGTCGACCGATCCCGCCGGCCCCGCGCTGATCTACACCCCCGAGGAGATCGCCGCGTTCGTCGCGGGCGTCAAACGGGGTCTCGCCGACCATCTCGCGGCCGGCTGA
- a CDS encoding ATP-binding protein, protein MSPHTTSPQFLDTWSPDRTHWLELPAHRSSVSIARRSMTMWLTAWRMPGELCADAVLLVSELATNAVRHTLGTRFLCGVGLVTEGCLRLEVHDHDRTGRGLPRCEPGPDDEGGRGLLLVEQLSQAWGVDRSRLTGGNAVWATLAS, encoded by the coding sequence GTGTCCCCCCACACGACCTCCCCTCAGTTCTTAGACACCTGGAGCCCGGACCGGACGCACTGGCTCGAACTCCCCGCGCACCGCTCCAGCGTGTCGATCGCCCGCCGCTCCATGACCATGTGGCTGACCGCCTGGCGCATGCCGGGCGAGTTGTGCGCGGACGCCGTCCTGCTCGTCTCGGAACTGGCCACCAACGCCGTACGGCACACCCTCGGCACCCGGTTCCTGTGCGGGGTCGGCCTCGTCACCGAGGGATGCCTGCGTCTGGAGGTGCACGACCACGACCGCACGGGCCGCGGCCTGCCGCGCTGCGAACCCGGCCCCGACGACGAGGGCGGCCGCGGGCTGCTCCTCGTCGAGCAGCTCTCCCAGGCCTGGGGAGTGGACCGGTCCAGACTCACCGGCGGCAACGCGGTGTGGGCGACCCTGGCGAGCTGA
- a CDS encoding WGR domain-containing protein: MSSGSSTLSTTYLELSQDDGGAHKFYEVTVEGTVVTVRYGRIGATGQVQTTAFPTVEKARAAAAKKVGEKVRKGYAPAVAGQRAPRAVTRRQVASAPSTARAVAPVLWRFRTGSSAFGIHVDDDHCWVGNQAGDVYTLDHDGGVLARFTLPDGVKCLVADDFWIYAGCDDGKVYDLSSKLPFAAYDITADVDIFWLDIHEGVLNVSDRAGRLTVIDHEDEHQWARRSQGEHAWMVRADDGGVYHGHHRGVTAYAPDGGGELWHTPTRGGVLFGWQEDDAVYAGTAHRVVQRLSKATGAIEATYGCDSAVYSCATSPGGRFVFAGDASSSVYCFDRDGTRLWKLGTGGGSALSMQYHDERLYLVTTDGSLVCVDASETAVSAAQQGTVPVARDVKLAAVLPTYAPATAMSAVATVAQAPAGAVVVECVREGGRVRVHVVSEGYDTSWNVQFPREIREPGARYAVDALHSAAGGFYRVRGDIRRLL; encoded by the coding sequence ATGTCTAGCGGTTCCAGCACGCTGTCCACGACGTATCTGGAGCTGTCGCAGGACGACGGCGGTGCACACAAGTTCTACGAAGTCACCGTCGAGGGCACGGTGGTGACCGTGCGGTACGGGCGGATCGGCGCCACGGGGCAGGTGCAGACGACCGCGTTCCCCACCGTCGAGAAGGCGCGCGCCGCCGCCGCGAAGAAGGTCGGGGAGAAGGTCCGCAAGGGCTATGCGCCGGCCGTCGCCGGGCAGCGCGCCCCTCGTGCGGTCACGCGCCGTCAGGTGGCGTCGGCGCCGTCGACGGCGCGCGCGGTGGCGCCGGTGCTGTGGCGGTTCCGCACCGGATCCTCCGCGTTCGGCATCCATGTGGACGACGACCACTGCTGGGTCGGCAATCAGGCGGGCGACGTCTACACCCTGGACCACGACGGCGGCGTCCTCGCCCGCTTCACCCTGCCTGACGGCGTGAAGTGCCTGGTCGCCGACGACTTCTGGATCTACGCCGGCTGTGACGACGGCAAGGTGTACGACCTGTCCTCGAAGCTGCCGTTCGCGGCGTACGACATCACCGCCGACGTCGACATCTTCTGGCTGGACATCCACGAGGGCGTGCTGAACGTCTCCGACCGGGCCGGCCGGCTCACCGTCATCGACCACGAGGACGAGCACCAGTGGGCCCGTCGCAGCCAGGGCGAGCACGCGTGGATGGTCCGCGCCGACGACGGCGGCGTCTATCACGGCCACCACCGGGGCGTCACCGCCTACGCGCCCGACGGCGGCGGCGAACTCTGGCACACGCCCACCCGCGGCGGCGTCCTCTTCGGCTGGCAGGAGGACGACGCCGTGTACGCGGGCACCGCCCACCGGGTGGTCCAGCGGCTGTCGAAGGCGACGGGCGCGATCGAGGCCACGTACGGCTGCGACAGCGCCGTGTACTCGTGCGCCACCTCGCCCGGCGGCCGGTTCGTGTTCGCGGGTGACGCGTCGTCGTCCGTCTACTGCTTCGACCGGGACGGCACCCGCCTGTGGAAGCTCGGCACCGGCGGCGGCTCGGCCCTGTCGATGCAGTACCACGACGAACGGCTGTATCTGGTGACCACCGACGGCTCGCTGGTCTGCGTGGACGCGAGCGAGACGGCTGTCTCCGCGGCGCAGCAGGGCACGGTGCCGGTGGCGCGGGACGTGAAGCTCGCCGCGGTGCTGCCGACCTACGCCCCGGCCACCGCCATGAGCGCGGTGGCGACGGTCGCCCAGGCGCCCGCCGGCGCCGTCGTCGTCGAGTGCGTCCGGGAAGGCGGCCGGGTCCGGGTGCACGTGGTCTCCGAGGGCTACGACACGTCGTGGAACGTGCAGTTCCCGCGCGAGATACGCGAGCCCGGGGCGCGGTACGCGGTGGACGCCCTGCACTCGGCGGCCGGCGGCTTCTACCGGGTCCGCGGCGACATCCGACGACTGCTGTGA
- a CDS encoding SAM-dependent methyltransferase, with protein MTTSNAPRDIDTSRPHSARMYDYYLGGKDHFDVDKQAAETVASVYPGIFVCARENRAFMHRATRVLAREHGIRQWLDIGTGIPTEPNLHQVAQSVVPDARVVYADNDPLVLKYAERLMRSTPQGRTAYVHGDVNDPGALLEAPALAEVLDLDRPVALSLNALMHFVTDAQDPYGIVGRLLDALPSGSALALSHCTPDFDPATWQKVTDIYTNAGTPVRFRSRQDVTRFFDGLDLLDPGVTVGHRWRPDAAVEATDATVSLWTGVGIKP; from the coding sequence ATGACCACCTCGAACGCCCCGCGGGACATCGACACCAGCAGGCCGCATTCCGCCCGGATGTACGACTACTACCTCGGCGGCAAGGACCACTTCGACGTGGACAAGCAGGCCGCGGAGACCGTGGCGTCGGTCTACCCGGGCATCTTCGTGTGCGCCCGGGAGAACCGCGCGTTCATGCACCGGGCCACCCGGGTCCTCGCGCGTGAGCACGGCATCCGCCAGTGGCTGGACATCGGTACCGGCATCCCCACCGAGCCCAACCTGCACCAGGTCGCCCAGTCCGTGGTCCCCGACGCGCGCGTCGTCTACGCCGACAACGACCCGCTCGTCCTGAAGTACGCGGAGCGGCTGATGCGCAGCACGCCCCAGGGCCGCACGGCCTACGTCCACGGTGACGTGAACGACCCCGGCGCACTGCTCGAAGCGCCCGCGCTGGCCGAGGTGCTCGACCTGGACCGGCCGGTTGCCCTGTCCCTCAACGCGCTCATGCACTTCGTCACCGACGCGCAGGACCCGTACGGCATCGTGGGACGGCTGCTGGACGCCCTGCCGTCGGGCAGCGCGCTGGCCCTCAGCCACTGCACGCCCGACTTCGACCCGGCCACCTGGCAGAAGGTCACCGACATCTACACGAACGCGGGCACGCCGGTGCGGTTCCGCTCGCGGCAGGACGTCACCCGATTCTTCGACGGGCTCGACCTCCTCGACCCCGGCGTCACGGTCGGCCACCGCTGGCGTCCGGACGCCGCCGTCGAGGCCACGGACGCCACGGTCAGCCTCTGGACGGGCGTCGGCATCAAGCCTTGA
- a CDS encoding SAM-dependent methyltransferase → MTDHVTTPGPAAPQKIDTTVPHSARIWNYWLGGKDNYPVDEQAGDAYTAVFPGIVTIARSSRAFLRRNITFLVAEAGIRQFLDVGTGLPTAENTHEVAQGLAPETRIVYVDNDPLVLAHARALLTSTPQGATAYVDANVLDPERILAAAAETLDFTRPTALILSNILGHVADYDEARSVVTRLMAALPSGSYLSVNDGSRGVDPVFEQAQDAYNESGAVPYNLRTVDEITAYFDGLELLEPGVVPVPLWRPEAAAPAPAVIGEHGGLARKP, encoded by the coding sequence ATGACCGACCATGTCACCACGCCCGGACCGGCGGCCCCTCAGAAGATCGACACGACGGTGCCGCACTCGGCCCGCATCTGGAACTACTGGCTGGGCGGGAAGGACAACTACCCCGTCGACGAGCAGGCCGGCGACGCGTACACCGCCGTCTTCCCCGGCATCGTCACCATCGCCCGCAGCAGCCGTGCCTTCCTGCGCCGCAACATCACGTTCCTCGTCGCCGAGGCCGGCATCCGCCAGTTCCTCGACGTGGGGACCGGCCTGCCGACCGCCGAGAACACCCACGAGGTCGCCCAGGGGCTCGCGCCCGAGACGCGGATCGTCTACGTCGACAACGACCCGCTGGTCCTCGCCCACGCCCGCGCCCTGCTCACCTCCACCCCGCAGGGCGCGACCGCCTACGTCGACGCCAACGTGCTGGACCCCGAGCGCATCCTGGCGGCCGCCGCCGAGACGCTGGACTTCACCCGCCCCACGGCGCTCATCCTCAGCAACATCCTGGGGCATGTCGCCGACTACGACGAGGCCCGTTCCGTCGTCACCCGGCTGATGGCCGCCCTGCCCTCCGGGAGCTATCTGTCCGTCAACGACGGCTCGCGGGGCGTGGACCCGGTCTTCGAGCAGGCCCAGGACGCCTACAACGAGAGCGGCGCGGTCCCGTACAACCTGCGCACGGTCGACGAGATCACGGCGTACTTCGACGGTCTGGAACTGCTGGAGCCCGGAGTCGTCCCGGTCCCGCTGTGGCGTCCGGAGGCCGCCGCCCCGGCCCCGGCCGTGATCGGCGAGCACGGCGGCCTCGCCCGCAAGCCCTAG
- a CDS encoding MASE1 domain-containing protein: protein MVGTEDLRRPAGFVVLTSAVALCYYAAGRLGLMRELVVEGAVFTPIWPPTGVAVACLLLFGLRCAPGIALGALFVIMSLTSLRPVVIGNLVGNTAAPVCAYLLLRRVGFRNDLARWRDGLALVFLGALTAMLVSATVGVGLLLLTDRLGAHSFWPVWLAWWVGDAMGVLLVTPLLLVLFAVRLPLDLSRWKEATVLALCACALVPPATRSSVSLLFLVYPLLIWAALRFQLAGSMLCALFTSVLATIAATDAVGPFERLTRIEVMIKLQAFNGTMALTALLLSALIAEQRNTRRSVERACQELVEVLEHLTAGEAPPGRPPKDPED, encoded by the coding sequence GTGGTGGGTACCGAGGATCTGCGCCGGCCGGCCGGCTTCGTCGTGCTGACGTCGGCCGTCGCCCTCTGCTACTACGCGGCGGGGCGGCTGGGCCTCATGCGGGAGCTCGTCGTCGAGGGCGCGGTGTTCACTCCCATCTGGCCGCCCACCGGCGTGGCGGTGGCCTGTCTGCTGCTCTTCGGGCTCCGCTGCGCGCCGGGCATCGCCCTCGGCGCCCTGTTCGTCATCATGTCCCTGACCTCGCTGCGTCCCGTGGTGATCGGCAACCTGGTGGGCAACACCGCCGCCCCGGTCTGCGCGTACCTCCTGCTGCGCCGCGTGGGCTTCCGCAACGACCTGGCCCGATGGCGCGACGGCCTCGCACTGGTGTTCCTGGGGGCGCTCACCGCGATGCTGGTGAGCGCGACCGTGGGCGTCGGTCTGCTGCTGCTCACCGACCGCCTCGGCGCGCACAGCTTCTGGCCCGTCTGGCTCGCCTGGTGGGTCGGCGACGCGATGGGCGTGCTGCTCGTCACCCCCCTGCTGCTCGTGCTGTTCGCGGTGCGCCTGCCCCTGGACCTGTCGCGCTGGAAGGAGGCCACGGTGCTGGCCCTCTGCGCCTGCGCCCTGGTCCCGCCGGCCACGCGCAGTTCCGTCAGCCTCCTGTTCCTGGTCTACCCGCTGCTCATCTGGGCGGCGCTGCGCTTCCAGCTCGCCGGCAGCATGCTGTGCGCGCTGTTCACCTCGGTGCTGGCCACCATCGCCGCGACGGACGCCGTCGGGCCCTTCGAGCGACTCACCCGGATCGAGGTGATGATCAAGCTCCAGGCCTTCAACGGGACGATGGCCCTCACCGCCCTGCTGCTCTCCGCGCTGATCGCCGAGCAGCGCAACACCCGCCGTTCCGTGGAACGCGCCTGCCAGGAACTGGTCGAGGTTCTGGAACACCTCACCGCAGGCGAGGCCCCGCCCGGCCGCCCGCCGAAGGACCCCGAGGACTGA
- a CDS encoding helix-turn-helix domain-containing protein — protein sequence MSEGRSGAGGASAPTVLRMILGRRLQERRRGAGVSLEDAARALRVKPLTVRRLEKAEVGLRPLYVEILLETYGAGRQEIEEFVALAERANEPGWWHPYRDVLPSWFSAYVSLETAARTLRAYEPHYVTGLLQSARYARAVLSGGFPNDGDDDLRRRVDLRLRRQSLLERADAPTLWVVLEEAVLHRVVGGAEVMREQIERLLEVSELEHVSVDVVPFAAGAHFGACAPFTYFRFEEPELPDIVYTEILSGAVYLDQRSDVAAHLEAHNRMSLLTSDNASRALLNRMRKEYS from the coding sequence GTGAGCGAAGGCCGTTCGGGCGCGGGCGGCGCCAGTGCGCCCACCGTGCTGCGCATGATCCTCGGCCGGCGCCTCCAGGAGCGGCGCCGGGGCGCGGGAGTCTCGCTGGAGGACGCGGCCAGGGCGCTGCGGGTGAAGCCGCTGACCGTGCGCCGCCTGGAGAAGGCGGAGGTCGGACTGCGGCCGCTGTACGTGGAGATCCTGCTGGAGACGTACGGGGCCGGCCGGCAGGAGATCGAGGAGTTCGTCGCTCTCGCCGAGCGGGCCAACGAGCCGGGCTGGTGGCACCCGTACCGCGACGTGCTGCCGAGCTGGTTCAGCGCCTACGTCAGCCTGGAGACCGCGGCCCGGACCCTGCGCGCGTACGAGCCCCACTACGTCACCGGGCTGCTGCAGAGCGCGCGTTACGCCCGCGCCGTCCTCAGCGGTGGTTTCCCGAACGACGGGGACGACGATCTGCGGCGCCGCGTCGACCTGCGGCTGCGCCGACAGAGCCTGCTGGAGAGAGCCGACGCGCCCACGCTGTGGGTGGTGCTGGAGGAGGCCGTGCTGCACCGGGTGGTAGGCGGCGCCGAGGTGATGCGGGAGCAGATCGAGCGGCTGCTGGAGGTGTCGGAGCTGGAGCATGTCAGCGTGGACGTGGTGCCGTTCGCGGCGGGCGCCCACTTCGGCGCGTGCGCCCCGTTCACGTACTTCCGGTTCGAGGAGCCGGAGCTGCCGGACATCGTCTACACCGAGATCCTCTCCGGCGCCGTCTATCTGGACCAGCGCTCCGATGTCGCGGCCCATCTGGAGGCGCACAACCGCATGTCCCTGCTGACCTCGGACAACGCCAGCAGGGCGCTGCTGAACCGGATGCGCAAGGAGTACTCATGA